The following is a genomic window from Anopheles aquasalis chromosome 3, idAnoAquaMG_Q_19, whole genome shotgun sequence.
ctgctgctgctgctgctgttggggctgctgttgttgctgcggctgttcATCCTCTTCGTCACTGCTGATGTCGATGGCTTCTCCACCGTCTCCCGATTGACTGATGGTGCAGGAGGGCATCGTTGAGGTGGCCGGTGTCCGGTTGTCGCCCTTGCCGCCCATGTACATACTGGTCAGCGTGTTGCTCATCTGATTCCGGCTCGCACTCTCATCCATCACCTCCACGTCCGACAGTCCTTCCTCTTCGCCGTCCGTCGTGGGATTACTATCGAGACCGTAGCTGTGCAGCACCGTGCGGTAGGCCTGCTCGACGAGCAGGCGAAACGGTACGGCTTTGCGGCGTGTGTACTCCCGGTACCGCTGCTGTAGATCCCGCGCCATCACGTTCACATCCACGAACGTTTGATGCACATGCTCTTCCAGGTACTAGAGCGCAGCATGGGAAACAGAATGAGGAAGGGTAGGTAGAAAGGTAGAGAGGGTAAGCACAGAGTTCAATCGATCCATATCGTCCAcctggtggggtggtgcggCTTAGCGCGTGCGGTTGGTAACCCGAGAAGCCGACGCCGAATGGCCGCCCGGAGCGGTTGCATTACCTGCTTCACACGTGGAATGATCATCGGATCGTACGAGATCGGTTGTGATTTTCGCTGCAACATGGTTCCCGGGTAGGCCAAACACACCAATCGTCCAATCCAATTTCCCCCTTGCGGTGCTGCGTTTCCGTGAAGAAGGTTTGTTAAGACGCGCTTATTTTTCCTCCTCGCACCTCCAGCCcgcttttttgctgctttttttgaCGTTCGATGCTTGAATTTTGTTCGGCGCAGCATATTTTCTTGCCCGCAGTCACCGCCGTCACTCGGTTACTTTTGAAAACCGAAGCgcaacaacaaagcaaacgGTGAGGCCGCGAATCATAATCGTTTTCCATAATGTCCTCCAAGAAAAGAACTCTGCCGCGTCGAACGCAAGAATTCGATGTGTCCGTGCCGCAGTCCTCGGTTAAAAAGCCACCAAAGTAAGTAGGAAACCCATCTTACCCATCTCATGGGAAatccattgtttttttcctgctccttCCGTTCCCCTAGCCGCGTCAGTCGGATTGCACAGCCCATACGCAAATCGTCCAAACCGAGTGGCCTTTTCGGTGAAAATCGTCGCTCTCGGTCGATGGACCGGGGCCTAAACCTGATCGTGCCCGGTGTTTCCGTCCCGACGACCGCCACGAAGAAATCGATCAAtccgcgcagcagcagcgctacaCCCCAGCTGCGTACTCCGCTGCGCAGCGTAGGCCTCTACGCCAACAGTGGCAACACGGACATCGCCCCGTCGACGGTGGAACGCGAACGTTTTACCACTGAAGGGCACAAAGTGTTCGTGTATCTGGCACAGGCAGAAATACCCGAGCTGGCGAAGGATTTTATCGAGCGTGGAACCCTCCggtcgatgtcgatgaaacAGTTTCTCATCATCGTGGCCCATCTGTTGCGCCAGATTGGCGGTAGCCGGTACAAGATAGGGTCCAACTTTATCGAGGACATTATGCGTGCCGTTACCGAGCTGCAGTGTCCGTTTACGGTCAACAAGTCCATGCTGAAAACACCGAGCGCACCGCACTCGCTGGGACCGATCACGCTGATGCTAACGTGGCTTATTCAGCTGGCACCGAATCCACCCGGTGCCAGCGAAACCGAGTGGGCCCCGACGTACCTGCAGGCGGAAGAGTTCCCGACGGCCGACTTTACGCGCTTCTTCTTTCAATCCGCCATCGACAGCTTCCACCTGTGGAATCTGAAGCGCGAAGAAGAGTTCGGAGCCAAGGTGGACGCAATGGTCGATCAGCTGGTGGCATGCCGAACGGATGGGCTCACGGTGTCCCAGGTACTACAGCGAACCGAACAGATaaagcagcagctcgatgcaTTCGGAACCGACCAGGTCACGGGGCTGACACGCGACCACAGCTTCGATGGAGTGCAGCGTGAGGTAGCCGAACGGCAGCGTGAACAGCAACGGCTCGCGGAAGAGGTGAAGCAGCTTACCAAGGAGCTCGGCAAGTGCGAACAACAGTATCATCGGCGCCAAAAGGAGTACTACGAGTGCGAGAATGCTATCCGTCGACTAGAGCAACAGCTGGCCAGTCAGCAGCTGACGGTCGAGGAACGCGATGAAATCCATCGTTCGATGGCGCACACCAAGAACCTCATCACGGCGAAGCAGAATGCAGTGATGCGCTTACAGGAAACGTCCTCTGACTTACAGATTCAGCTGTCGCATCTCATCAAACACAAAATCAATGGCCTGTCCGAGCTGAACACACAGCTACACAACTGGGCCAACGCACTTCGGCCCGACATCCAGTTTCAGCCGTTCGACATCAACCATCTGCTCGAGAGTCAACCCGCGGAACTGGCACAGGCACTGACCGCGGTCGAGCGGCAGCTGAGCATCGTGTTCCAGCAGTGCCGTGATCTGTACCGTAAGCTTAGCGAGGAAAAGAGCCTACTCGAGAGTAAACTGGCCGATGCTCAGCTCATTCTGCATCCACTGGAGGCAAGGGTTACTGAGCTCAAAAAACGATTGGAGAAGCTTCAGAAAGAGCGAGACCAACTCACCCACGCACTAGGCGAACTGGCTTCACGATCTAACGCCGCCGAAGCAAAGctcgaacaggaacaggaactgaGGCGTGCAATCGACAGCATGAAGGATGAGCTAGAGCGGAACAAGAAAGCGATCGTAAAGCTGGACCACGACAGACAGCAAGTAATGCGCGACTGCCTGGAGCGGTGTCGTATGGCacaggagaagaaagaacgCAAATTGACCGCCTTCCGGGAGTACGTAGAGTCCTGTGAAGCCATCATGGGAAAGATTGTCGATACCCTTGGTGTTGGTCCCGTACAGCAGTAATCCAGCGATACAGATCAGTTAGGGGATATTTTATGGATAATTTATGTGAATATTTTACCGCTTTGCAATGTATTTGTTCTCTGTTCCGTGACGATACACATTTTCTCAGCTTCTCTTTAATTCTTGTAAAAGCTTGTGAAGTAGATAATAGATTTGTTATCTCTAGTTTCTACAgtctttttgtttcaaaataaaGGTGTTTATATTTCTCTACTTTTTTCGATCTTCgcttctgttcgttcgtcctATATTCAGTCGTTTTCCCAGTTTTTTGTCCTCCTTGGCTTGCTATGTTGCTTTTATCACTCGTCATTGGAATTTGGAATTCTACAATCGTAGCTGGATAGTTGCTTAGGCTCCCACAGCGGCAGATACGTCGGTGCTCGAAATCGTTAGACGAAACACTCCTACTTTGAACTGTAATAAGTCtacaaaaaagataaaaatccATATAaaccatataaaaaaaagatcacCTGTTACACGGATCTACTAAAATCTCCCCGCTGCTGCGAATACATTCAGCTAAAAGCTTCCTTTGATGCTCTCAAAAGGAACACAATGATCTTCCGCGTACACTATGAAGCGTGCCGCATGCATGGCGACACATTCCAGCAGTGCCATCGTATCATGTTCTGCCCGGTGGGCTTTCTGTATGTCCCGCCCAACGGTACGCTTATACAGTTCCGTCAAATTGTAGCGCTTCCGCGGTGTGCTCTGTGTCCCTTCCGTAGAACTATCCGCCGGGAAGAGTCGCTTCCGCGCCGTACTCGAGGTAGACGGTCGAGGCGCTGGTGgttgcttttgtgtttgttcgaaaaaatCATCTTCCTGTTCCGCATTGACATGTTTGTGACCGATTCGAGCCGTCTGAGGAgtcttttcgttccgtttcctttgATCCTCCATGAAATTCGACGCAACCTCCAGACACTCCAGGACGCCCATCGTTGACTGCTGCGAAACAttgtcgtccgtcgtcgtttcACTTGTCCCGTTTTTGGTGCATTCGTCGGGAGCAACGACAAGATAGGCCTGTACTGCCTGCTTGTGTTTCCGTTCGATCTCTTCATTCGGCGGTGTCAGCGATTGCGGTAACTCCTCTGTTTTAGTGCTACCACTCTGTTGCAGGTTGTCCAGCATTCGAACCGTGTGATACTCGAGCTCGGCCACGGCATCATCCATACCGTGGCAGTTCTCCAGCGTGGATCGCTCAATGTCGGCCTCTATGCTCCGGAAAGCTGGAATGGTATCGATgcaaaccaccgaaccggccTCCAGCGAGATGCCGATGCTAGTGAGTTGCTTCTTGAGCaaaacgaaatcgaaccgATAACCGTTGTGCGCTACCAGGCAGACCGGTTTCTGTaaccggaacaggaacagtTTGAACAGCTCGCcagcattttcatcgaatGTGCCTTCGTGTTGCAGTAGATCGTTGTACAAGCCTGCAAgccgagagagtgagagattaGCGTGCATCAAGTACGTTCCGGAACAGCTTATCACACGAACGAGATTACTTACCCGTAGATTGTGAAGATTGGTGCGATATCATGCGAAATGGGTTGAAGCAAAGGGACAGCTTGTGCACCACGCGCGGCAGCTCGGTGGTTGATTGTAGTAGGTGCTCCCTCGAAcaggccaccaccgagagtTCGGTGATTTTAGTCCGCGAGAATTCATATTTCGGCAGCCCCGTCGTTTCGAGGTCCAGGAACGCGAACGACTTTATGTTGGTCATCTTGCGCCCCTAACCAAGCTCAAGTAATGTGCACTTCTGGTCATCCTACGGGAGCAGGGATTCTTCCGTCCGAACAGGTTCTGCGGGCAGTATTTTAAAAGCAACGGCAGTATACCCCACCACtggtttttatgttgttttgatGACGTCACACTGACCGTTGTTTACACGTAGCGCGACCAAACAGTACCAAGCAGTATCCAAGCAGTACCAAGCGGTACCAACCAaggtgtacgcgtgtgtgcgtggtgttaGATGCTGCAAATGTCGCGGCGCAgcgggaaaggaaaatcgtGAATGGAGTGTAAattctgtgttttgtgtgttgtttttgtgttaaaGTGTCCTCGTTTGTAAGACTATCAATGGGAAAGTTGAGGAGAAAATGTGAAACTCGCGAACCAAGGTCCCGGTGAATGTGGTAAAAggagtttgttttggtttttccgtCGCGTGCGTATGGCGAGAGAGGAAAAGTGGAGCGAAGCAGTAAACACCATGAAAACCATCCGTGATAGACGATTTTAACTAGCGCTTTAAGCCAAAAGAAGAAGCCCGCATCGAAatccattccagcatcgaaAGGAGCGATGCTCCAGAAATTTCCtctggaaaagtgaaacacgAGCCCAacgcggtggtgttggtggaaagTGGTGCTCTAGTGTGCGAAGGAAAACGGATGCATAAGGAACCCtgaagtggaaaagaaaaaccccttCCACCAGACGAAGAAGCCGCATCATAATCCCGGAGGCCCGTCTCAAAGGATTAGACAAGAAGGAGACAAGGCATAGAATCAACGAAGAGAGAGGGTCGGGAATAGCATCGCCAGCAGGCAGACCCACGACCGAAACATGGACAACGGAGACGATCGCGTTTATGCCGCCGAAAAGATCATGAAAAAGCGGGTCCGTGCGGTAAGTTGATGCCGTTTGCGTTGGCGCTTGCAGAACGCGGCGTCCCGATTACGTCATCAGCGATCGGACAGCGACAGACAAGGACTGCATGCTGGCCGAGAGCGCGGGACAAAGATAGCCAATGCCGTgcccacacacatgcacaaaacgtgtttgtgcgtgtgtgcgaggcGTTTTTCTGCGAACGCGGCTGACCTTGAATGGCGCGGTTTTCATTCCCCCGCTGGTTTTTTGCGACTCCTCCGTTCTTGGGCGAATGAGCGAGCAAAAGGGAACCGGCGACCGGTTTGTTTTGAAGCCGTGGAGTTGGCGCCGCTTGCTATTTCTGTAGtctacccccttttttggaggaGGGGTACGCCGTTGGAAAttgcgttttatgttttagcAAATGATGTCGCAGCATGCCACGGagttatttattgtttcctCTAATGTGATTTCTACATTTTTGACTAACTCTTCATCAGCTGTTGATGCAGCCACAATGCACTTTATTATTTTCTAAACTATGTAGGACAATATTTATGTTTACTACTCCCGGGATGATTGATGAATCTCTGAATATTATTTGCACACTCCACAGGGCAAGGCGGAATACTGGGTCAAGTGGAAAGGCTGGAGCCAGCGGCACAACACCTGGGAGCCGGAGGAAAACATTCTCGATCCGCGGCTGATTGCCATCTTCGAAAAATCCTTGCGTGGTCCGGCTACCTTTAAGCGCAAGAAGAAAGCCATCATCGAAGAttcagacgatgacgatgaaccTCCGCCGATAGCTTCGaccccggaaccggaaccgaaaccggagaAAAAGGAACCGTTCATCccgaaaaaagagaaagaggaaaaacatcatcaccatcatcaccaccaccatcaccatcaccacagtcAGGCAGATCCGGGAAGTAGCAATAGCAAGAAGGACAAGGAGAAGAATCTTctcgccagcaccaacagtagTGCAGCCGGTAGTCTCCTGGTCAGTGGCATCGAAGGAAGTGTGAAGCAACGGAgtgcaagcagcaacagcagctccagcgACAGTCCCGCAGGTTCGGAAAAAGATAAATCCCTCGTCAGCGCACCGGGGGTTGATGCAGGATCCGGAAAAGCACTGGTCACCGGTACAGTCACGGGTGCTCCAGTGCCAGGTGGATCAATCGGGCCAACGGGGCAGCAGCTTCCATGTTTAAAGATATCGATCTCGTCGGCTGATCCAATCGATCAGGATACTAACTCGAATTCGAGCGATGATCAACCGCTAAGCCATAAGGATCTGGCAGGGACGAAGCGAAAGGCCGAAGTGCTATCAAAGGGCGGCAAAGTGGGTGTGACGATAAAAACTTCCTCTCCCGAAGGGGTCAGTAGCTCGATTTTAGCTAAAGCCCAACGCCTGGAAGCTGCCACACCGTTAGCGTGTGCTTCGACGGTTGCACCGATTAGTGCGTCCGCCCGACTACCGGATCTAAAAGCGGCGGCCCCCCTCTCACCGGATACGCCAGCTTCACGACCCGAATCCAACATTCCTCCACCGGCCGAACCCAATCAGCCCGCGTTACTTCCTGGTGGAGGCGCCGCCGTCGCTCCTGGATTGCCACCGGTTGGCAGAGAGCCGGTTGGTGAAGGGCAAGGACAGGCTTTACCATACCAACCGCATCAACAGCTACGTATTGAGCAACCGAACGGGGAACTGATGAATGGGAACATTAACAACAATACTATTAACAAAAATATGCTTTCGCCTCGATCCGCACCGCCCCGATTATGGCTACCGAAGGCACAGACCACCAATCAGGTGTTTATAACGGATGTTACCGTCAACCTGGAAACGGTCACCATCCGGGAGTGCAAAACTGAACGAGGATTCTTTAAGGCACGcgaactgcagcaacagcaacagcaacagcagcagcagggcagcgCTGTCGGCGATCTGCTGCACTAGACAGTCGGTCAAGGACGATCGGAGGAGGCGATCGTAGTACTTCTTCTACTGtacctgtatgtgtgtgtggtgttttgtggtgtgttgtgtgccccAAACCCTGACAGTCATCCTTTGTGGATTCAACACCTTCACTCTTCACCCATTGAAGTTGCTCGAGTGACGATAGAGACTGATAGGTAGTTCCTGCGGTGGATATGTGGAAGGACCAATTCGGCCAAAAGACGCAGCAAGTTTATTGTAtattcgacaaaaaaaaaacgagggaaCAGTTTTACTCATGGTGCCGGCCGCACGCATCCGCAGGACACTCGTGGGGAGTTGAATGCTTGTAAATAGATGAAGAAAGCCCGTATGTTGTGTGGGACGGGGTTGGGGTTGTAAGCAGCCTCTTTCTACATTCGATCGGAAGGTGAGCGAGAAGCAAACAGTATGAGTAAGGATGGGGGCGCTTACGTTGGAAGTGCACTTTTGAGGAAGCATTTTCCTATCtcacaaaccagcagcagcagttactgGTGGTATACGTGAATAAGACTCATTTAGCATCATGTAGCGCCATgggcaagaaagaaagagaggagatTTTCGATCTGCAACTACAATTTTATCGCTGCTTACTTATCATATCGTTTGCGCACTGTTTCTTAGTCTTATTTCAGTCACAGAACCatcgtgagtgtgtgttttttaaaTTGTATCCTATGTAAATTGTATTTGTTTTCGTACTACAGTGGTGCCAAATGTGTACCACTGGGGGTGGGGCTAGCAAAGTCACGACAAAGTCAGATGAGTTTTTAAGTACCTTTCATATACGAGGTACAGATTTAAGCGGCAAGATACCGCTCACAAAGTGTTTTAATTAGTTTAGATTCTCATTTGTATTTTACTAGAAATACTGTACAACATTTCTTTTCGCAATGCACTTCTCTTAATCGAGCTTCATTCAGATTGCGTTTAAGCGGCTTCGAAGTCACGATATTTTCTCTTTATTTAACTCAGAACGTATTTTACACGCTAGATTCGTTTTATGAAACTATCTGATGATATATGTATATctctttatgctttatgccTAGGGTAGCGTTATTTGTAGCAACTGATactggtcgtgatcgtgatcgatcgtTAAAATCCGGGGCATCTTAATGCCTTGCCCGCTACACGGTACACCTCTGGTACCATTATTTATGGACCCTCCCACGGGATGAGCTAGTATTTTGAGAACTCTGTCAACAGTGTTCGAAATATGGCACGAAAAGCATTATCAACATAACACCATAACCGGGTGCCCGCGAAGCAAGAAGCGATGGAGCAATGCACCAGAGCAGCATGAGCTTGCGATCTATTGTATAGTAACCCAGCAGTAGTCACTTCAACCCGCAGCAGAGGATGGTAGAGAGTAATTAGCGGATAAGAGGCAAAACAAGCGAATCaaaggggggaaaacaaaacagcaaataaGGCCAATAATTATActatacaaacaaacaaacatacaagcaaaacaaaccacaataaGCAACTCTTATAAATGTACTACTTATACAATTCTCATTCGACTCGCGTCGGAATATCTTTCGTAGTTTGTAGGATGTAATGCTGGCATCATTTCTACTACTGTTATCGTAGATTTTAAGATGATAATTAAACGCAAAAAATGATACTTGGCTCGTTTGCTGTTCCGCAAATCTGTTGAGAAAGAACCCGGAATGGCCCTGGACAGGCCATAAACGCATAATCTATTTCAtgtgagttttccattttttaagataaaaattggaatatttggaattgattccttttttaaagCAGTAAAAATATATATTGTTCGAACGTGTTATCGCTAACGGCAGAAGAAGATACAACACGCTTTGCAATTGAGATTACACTTTGTTTATTTCTCTCTTCGCCCATCTCTCGCTGTCTCCCATCGCTCTAATATAAAATTAGGTTTCTGTAGAATGTTTATGTAAAGGCGTAACGTAACAGTATGCTTTCGGCACAGTAATAAGCGCaacgccgttcgttcgtcctcaTTGCCAACCCATAACGAACCACGGCTGatggtgtatgtttttttttgtgtgtgcattaTGGTCGCCTGTTGTCTACCGAGTAAGTGACCTCTCGGTATGGTAGAGAGTCCGCTTGCAATGACTGTACTGTTGGATTGCTTTGCGTTCCTTGGTCTTTCACAATGAGCCAATGGAACCAAATACAATCCAGTGCCGCGTTGTATTGCGgcaggctggtggtggtggtggcggttttaTGTATGACAAGCTACCCATTCCTTAGGATCCTTTCTGTTCTGCTAACTAACAATAGagcaccagcaaaaaaaaacaattccagcaTTAACAACGCCCCACTTTTCGGCTTACTCTCCCCCTGGTCTCGCTGGTCCCTGGAGGATCCTAACTTTTACACTTTCTTCGATTCCTCTGCAGCATTTCCACACGGGATTTGATCGAAAACGGAAGCGAAAACTGTTCCTCAATCACACCGACGGACATGGCTGTGGCAACAAACTGGTTCAAGGAAATCTCCCAGAGCAGCTCAGTGGCACCACTGTGTGCCGCGTGTTTCGGTGTTCGCTCCGAGctggatgaagatgatgggtTGCCATTGGGATCGAACTGTAAAAGGGTGGTCGGTTAATTAGAATGCCGGTTTCGAATTTTGTGCTCGTTACTTACCCCACCATCGCTACTGTCCATAGCTGAAGGGAACGCTAGTTGAGTGAAGCTATCGTTACTATCATCACGCCCAGTCATCACCACATCCTCACCAAGTGATATCAACGTTTTGTCTGTGTTGGTGAAACCGAGAAGCGTTAGCGACAATCAAATCCTGCTGACCATTCCTCCCTCAGCGCCACTACTTACATGACGTTTGAACCTCCTGATCCGTCACCTTGCGCTCTTTGTTCAGTATTTCCAGCAGTGTCGTCCAGAGCGAGATAAAGTTCTTTTGGCCCATGTTCGGGATGGTTTTGTACGTAAAGTTGGAATCCGGTTCGTCGAGGAAGATGCGCAAACCGCTGATACTGCGTGCTTCGGTCGTACCGCCACGCCGACTCGTGCCTTCGTCGAGACTGAACCGATTGAAGCCCAGATCACTTATATCGGATCGTGAACCAAACGATTCTGCCTCACCCAGGTTGGCGTTCCCGTAGCCCGATGTTCCGCTAGGTGCGCCACCAGCGGCTCCACTGCTCGGTCCAGCGGCACCCCCCGCCAAACTGCCACTGCTCGTCGGTAGATCGACGTAGAATATAGAGGAAGTTTCGGCGTGTGTCGATATCGTTTCATCCATCGATAGGTTCGGAGTGGCGTTGAAGTGGGACAGCGAAAGGCTTTCGCCATCCGTTGCCTCGAGACTGATGTCGATGGGCGATGGGAGCGAtttgatcgtttcgatcggaTTATCACTGAAGAAGCTTTCCGCCTCGGTAGCGACCTCGGTGTCCGAGTCATGAGATTCACTAACGCTACTCGTTTCCAGCTCCTGGGCACTGAGTAACGGCGGAAGGTGCAAGATGTATAGCAGCTTCAGCTTTTCCGTCGCCCGCCGCGAGCAGATAATGCCGATCGCGAAAATCAGCTGCTTAAACTCGAGATAACCGCACGATTGCTTATCCATCAGCTGCAGGGAGAGCGAGTACAATACAATGAGTGGTCAATATACTGATTAGGAATGGGCGACCAAACCCGCCCCGGTGATCAGCAACTTACGCGAAACAGTTTCTCGGCAATATCAACATTCTGACAGTGGCCCCACGGTGTAAGTTCTACGAACAGTTTGCGAAACGTTTCGTAATCCACCCGAAAGCAATCGTAGCGATTGTCGCGGAACCGCTTCTTGGCATCGTTCAGTACGGTCATATCGTACGCTGGCTCACCACCGCTCCCTGATGTCGGTCGAGCACGGTTTTTCACACTGATCTTTTCATCCTTCGTGTAACACAGCAGCATTCGGAGTTCTTCGCTATCGAAATACCTACGGAGCAGGGAGCGAATATGCTTAGAGAGCATAAATTACCCATTCTTTAGTCGCACCTTACCCATTGTCTTTataattttttatcacactGTTCTCCAAATCCTTCTCCAGCTGATGGACGGTATTGCGGCGGTGTTTATTCCGCAGTTcctcgattttttgtgatgataTTGCTTTGCCAAACTTAAGATATGCTTCGTAGATGAGCGTTTGCACGGATTGACTCTAGATCCAGTAGAAAATGAGGGACAAACCGTAAGCTATTGAGACTCCAATGACCAACCACCCTTGTTTACCTTCAGCTGTTGCCTCTCCTTGTCGATGATCTTGATCCGCTGCACTTCATCGTTGAAGATGCCCATCAAAAAGGAGGACAGCAGCTGCATCGCCTCCCCGTCGTCGTTACAGTTGAGCAGTTTATCCTGATTCCATTCCAGAATTTTTAAAGCTATCTGTAATCGACAAAAAAGAACCAGATTGAGTAGAAGAAAACATCAACAGGAACCGTTTGCGCATACAATGAAGATCACTTTTGCTCCGTCACACAGAAAGCAATCGATGATGTGCAGGGCACTTTCGTACGGCATCACGCTGAGAAAGATAGTGAGGAACCAGGAGAGCGAGATCATCCGGATCATGCCGAGCTCGGTGAGCTTCACGTGCAAACTGGGCAGCTGAGCGGCGATCAGTTCGTCCAGCAGCCCCTGATCAATCTGCGCCCCGACCACACGGTCATTGTAGTAATCCGGTAGCAGCGATTCGCACAGACAGGACAGTATCCAGAAGGCGTCCTCCTCGTCACAGTAAATCAGAAACACCGAAGTGACGATATTCATCGCCTGGCAGTAACCGATCTCAGGATTCCGAAGCGCGTACGCCTGCAAAACGCGCCTCAGCGCCGTAATGCCAATATTGGTCTGGAACGCCGGATGCTCCGGTAGCGAACGGTGCAGATCGCGCTCGATCTCCTCAAACGAGACCGGGTTTTGGTCTTTGGCGCGCGTCACCAGCTCCTGGTACAGGCCTGGGTTCATCATTTTCATGTGAACCGCACCGGAAAAGATGAGCCACACTTCACGCCTCAGCTGATCTGGGATGCCCTCGATAACAAGGTTGATCGTGTCGGTAGTGCGAAACATTGAAATGCCCCGTCCGTACATCGAGAAGTGCTCCTCCCAGCGTTTCATCTGGAAGAAAGCGTTAACGATCCGTTAGTATCATCATCAAGTAGCAAGCACGTCAGTAAGGTACCTTTTCTGCCTGCAAATCATCGAACGCACGGTTGTTGGGATCCATAAACAGATGCATTAGCGGTTCCTGCTTCACCCAGTTCAGATCATCAAGGACACGCGCAGGTCTGTTGTgcaaggaaagcgaaagaatggaaaggaaacgaTTCCGTTATCGCACCAGGCTGATAGTAACCCATTTCCAAGGCAAAAACTTACGGAACCGTTTTGGAGAGCAATTCGgagattttgttgatcaaaaaCTCGCGATCGAGAATGTGTTGCAGCACGAATATGTTGCCATCGGAGGTGGTGATAATGATTCGGTTGCTATACCGATTGTGTGGATCATCGTTCTTTTCCACACTCTGAGCACGGCGAAAACGAGAGGAACGAgggggaaaagaagagaagtgTTAGCTCGCACTATTGGTACATTCAGCGACTGCGCTCTACGGTGTTACTTACGACGATCTTACTAAGCGGAATGACGAGCGACACCAGCGCCAACACGTCGCTCCTGAAGCACAGATAGTTCTGCGATAGGTACAGCACACCGTTGATGTGCTTCTTGTTGTAAGGTGCCCACAGCGACGCCTTGATCATGCCATCCAGTATCTCCGACTTTGGCACACGGAAGTGTATCCGATACTCGTCGGACTGTTGACGCGCCGTCAGATCACGCAGCAGCTGCGTCTTCTGGGTTACGttcttttccatcttcttctgcacAACCGGATCGTGGTCGACCAGTGGCCGGTCCGGGTCCTGTATCATCTTTTGCATCGTCAGCTTGCTCAGCTGCTCGATCAGTTGGTAAGCTTCGGCGGGCGAGTACAGAAACATGAAGATGTACTCTTTTGCCGGGCTCGTCCGCAGTATGATCCTGTTGCCAGACTTTTTGATCTCCGTCAGCTCGTTGTAGCGAAAGCACAGCTTGCTCTCCGACCCGAGGATGTACGA
Proteins encoded in this region:
- the LOC126577237 gene encoding kinetochore protein NDC80 homolog, which produces MSSKKRTLPRRTQEFDVSVPQSSVKKPPNRVSRIAQPIRKSSKPSGLFGENRRSRSMDRGLNLIVPGVSVPTTATKKSINPRSSSATPQLRTPLRSVGLYANSGNTDIAPSTVERERFTTEGHKVFVYLAQAEIPELAKDFIERGTLRSMSMKQFLIIVAHLLRQIGGSRYKIGSNFIEDIMRAVTELQCPFTVNKSMLKTPSAPHSLGPITLMLTWLIQLAPNPPGASETEWAPTYLQAEEFPTADFTRFFFQSAIDSFHLWNLKREEEFGAKVDAMVDQLVACRTDGLTVSQVLQRTEQIKQQLDAFGTDQVTGLTRDHSFDGVQREVAERQREQQRLAEEVKQLTKELGKCEQQYHRRQKEYYECENAIRRLEQQLASQQLTVEERDEIHRSMAHTKNLITAKQNAVMRLQETSSDLQIQLSHLIKHKINGLSELNTQLHNWANALRPDIQFQPFDINHLLESQPAELAQALTAVERQLSIVFQQCRDLYRKLSEEKSLLESKLADAQLILHPLEARVTELKKRLEKLQKERDQLTHALGELASRSNAAEAKLEQEQELRRAIDSMKDELERNKKAIVKLDHDRQQVMRDCLERCRMAQEKKERKLTAFREYVESCEAIMGKIVDTLGVGPVQQ
- the LOC126577238 gene encoding uncharacterized protein LOC126577238 — translated: MTNIKSFAFLDLETTGLPKYEFSRTKITELSVVACSREHLLQSTTELPRVVHKLSLCFNPFRMISHQSSQSTGLYNDLLQHEGTFDENAGELFKLFLFRLQKPVCLVAHNGYRFDFVLLKKQLTSIGISLEAGSVVCIDTIPAFRSIEADIERSTLENCHGMDDAVAELEYHTVRMLDNLQQSGSTKTEELPQSLTPPNEEIERKHKQAVQAYLVVAPDECTKNGTSETTTDDNVSQQSTMGVLECLEVASNFMEDQRKRNEKTPQTARIGHKHVNAEQEDDFFEQTQKQPPAPRPSTSSTARKRLFPADSSTEGTQSTPRKRYNLTELYKRTVGRDIQKAHRAEHDTMALLECVAMHAARFIVYAEDHCVPFESIKGSF
- the LOC126574765 gene encoding polycomb group protein Pc, with amino-acid sequence MDNGDDRVYAAEKIMKKRVRAGKAEYWVKWKGWSQRHNTWEPEENILDPRLIAIFEKSLRGPATFKRKKKAIIEDSDDDDEPPPIASTPEPEPKPEKKEPFIPKKEKEEKHHHHHHHHHHHHHSQADPGSSNSKKDKEKNLLASTNSSAAGSLLVSGIEGSVKQRSASSNSSSSDSPAGSEKDKSLVSAPGVDAGSGKALVTGTVTGAPVPGGSIGPTGQQLPCLKISISSADPIDQDTNSNSSDDQPLSHKDLAGTKRKAEVLSKGGKVGVTIKTSSPEGVSSSILAKAQRLEAATPLACASTVAPISASARLPDLKAAAPLSPDTPASRPESNIPPPAEPNQPALLPGGGAAVAPGLPPVGREPVGEGQGQALPYQPHQQLRIEQPNGELMNGNINNNTINKNMLSPRSAPPRLWLPKAQTTNQVFITDVTVNLETVTIRECKTERGFFKARELQQQQQQQQQQGSAVGDLLH